From Oncorhynchus tshawytscha isolate Ot180627B linkage group LG27, Otsh_v2.0, whole genome shotgun sequence, a single genomic window includes:
- the LOC112226071 gene encoding UBA-like domain-containing protein 1 isoform X3 has translation MSWKMHTPANTPATPPNFPDALTMFSRLKASESFNASSPIASMATSPPQVNWAMGPSAPGQTQQGLWTSGQMPSQVPPPGWPQAVTQQASSEQASVTMEAER, from the exons ATGTCCTGGAAG ATGCACACTCCAGCCAACACACCAGCAACACCTCCAAACTTCCCAGACGCACTGACCATGTTCTCCCGCCTCAAGGCCTCAGAGAGCTTCAACGCCAGCAGTCCCATAGCCTCCATGGCGACCTCTCCTCCTCAGGTCAACTGGGCTATGGGCCCTTCTGCCCCAGGTCAGACCCAGCAGGGCCTGTGGACTTCTGGGCAGATGCCCTCTCAGGTGCCTCCCCCTGGGTGGCCCCAAGCCGTCACACAGCAGGCCTCCAGTGAACAGGCCAGCGTCACCATGGAGGCAGAGAGATGA